The genomic segment AAGTTTCTGGGTTGGGCACATGTACATCTGTAAATTTTGGTGCACCATTAGACGACAGAAATGCGCGACTCACATCAACGATGGTGTCGCCCTTCCACGTCATGCGCAGACGCTTCTCTTCGGTTACGCTCGCCACCACAGAAGCCTCAAGGTTTTCTTGTCGGGCATATTCTAGGAATTCTTCTAGATCGTCAGGTGCAAGCGCAACTGCCATACGTTCTTGGCTCTCAGAGATTGCGAGTTCCGTACCGTCTAAACCCTCGTACTTTTTTGGAACAGCATCAAGGTTGATATTAAGCCCATCGGCAAGTTCTCCAGTAGCCACTGAGACTCCGCCAGCGCCGAAATCATTGCAGCGTTTAATCAAGCGGCAAGCATCACCTCGACGAAAGAGCCGTTGCAGTTTTCGCTCTACTGGAGCATTGCCCTTTTGCACTTCAGCTCCGCAATCTTCCAGACTTTCAGCATTCTGTGATTTCGAAGCCCCTGTGGCGCCACCGATACCATCACGGCCTGTACGCCCTCCGAGCAGAATGATTTGATCACCTGCTTCTGGCTCCTCACGACGCACATGATCTGCAGGTGTCGCACCAACAACAGCGCCGACTTCCATACGTTTGGCCACATAGCCTGGATGGTAGATTTCGTGTACTTGCCCTGTAGCTAAGCCAATCTGGTTGCCATATGAAGAATATCCTGCAGCAGCGGTCGTCACAATTTTGCGCTGGGGTAGTTTGCCTGGAAGTGTCTGATCAAGTGGGGTAGTAGGGTCCGCTGCACCAGTGACACGCATAGCTTGGTATACGTAGCTTCGACCCGAAAGGGGATCACGGATTGCTCCGCCAATACACGTTGCTGCTCCACCGAAGGGTTCGATTTCAGTAGGGTGATTGTGAGTTTCATTCTTAAATAGGAACAGCCAGTCTTGGTCTTCACCATCTACGTCAACAGTGGTTTTGACGGTGCATGCATTAATTTCCTCGGATTCATCGAGGTTACGTAACACCCCTGTGGACTTCAGATACTTAGCGCCGATGGTTGCCATATCCATCATGCACAGGGTTTTTTCGTCACGTCCGAGTTCGTGACGAAGAGAAAGATAGCGATCAAAAGCCTTTTGAACTACGGCATCATCAATTTGGATATTCTGCAATTGCGTTCCAAATGTGGTGTGACGGCAGTGATCTGACCAGTATGTATCAATAACTTTGATTTCAGTAATAGTGGGGTCGCGCTGTTCTTCCTGAAAATATTTCTGACAGAAGATAATATCTGCCAAATCCATTGCTAGACCGCGTTCTTCAATGAATTGAGCGAGGCTACTTTCATCGAGGGAAACAAATCCTTTGACAACTTCGACCGCAGTCGGTGTGGCCATTTGCATGTTTAACGTTTGTTTAACATCCAGCGAAGCTTCGCGCGCCTCAACAGGGTTGATAACATAACGTTTAATTGCCTCAAGGTCATCGTCAGAAAGCTGACCATCAATCAAGTAAACAGTTGCTGTACCGACTGTTGGACGCTCGCCCTGGCTCATCAGCTGAATGCATTCGCTAGCAGATTCTGCTCGCTGGTCGAATTGCCCAGGCAGGTATTCCACAGCAAATATGTGTGCAGACTCTGATTTGGGAAGCTTATCGCTGACCATATCGGTTTGAGGTTCACTAAATACTGTGGGAACACTCTGTTCAAATAGCGAAGAGCTAATGCCCTCCACATCGTAACGATTAATCAGACGCAGCGATTTCAGCCCCTTGAGGCCTAGCACTGTGCGCAGCTCATGGCTCAGCTGCTGCGCCTGAACATCGAATCCGGATTGCTTCTCAACGTAGACGCGGAAAACCACAGTGCGTGTCCTCTCTGTATGGGGCATTATTCTCGTGGACTATTGAATGTTTAATGCTTACAGTTGCAATTGCCTTTGCCTTTGCAACATGTTGTAGTGCTTTCCAGAGTGCGCAGACGAGCAAAGATCTCTTCATAAGCAGGAATAATGCTGCCGAGATCACGACGGAACAAATCTTTGTCGAGATGCTCAATTGCTGCATTATCTTCAGCTTGATCCTTAACATCCCACAAACGGCAGGTGTCTGGTGTGATTTCGTCAGCTAAAAGAATCATCCCATCGCTGGTAATACCCATCTCAATCTTGAAGTCCACAAGCTTGACATCGATTGAAGAGAACAAGGCATGCAACACCTGATTAATTTCGCGTGCTTTAGCAGCAATGATTTCCAGTTGTTGTGATGTTGCCAAATTTAGAGCGAGAATATCGTCATTGTTAATGAAAGGATCATTAAGTGCATCGCTCTTATAAAAGAATTCAAGCACTGGCCTACTCAGCTCAGTGCCTTCCTCGATGCCATAGCGCTTGGCAAATGAACCAGCGGCGACATTACGCATAACGATTTCCAGTGGGAACATGGTCATCTTGCGTACCAGCTGCTCAGTTTCAGACAGCTGTTTAACAAAATGACTGGCGATGCCGCGTTTAGCAAGTAGACGGAACATCAATGAGGTGATCTCATTATTGAGATGTCCCTTGCCTTCAATCTGCTCTTTTTTAGCGCCGTTACCAGCAGTTGCCTGGTTCATGTATTCGACCCAAAGAATATCGGGGTCATCGGTCGCGTAGAGTTTTTTTGCCTTGCCTTGGTAGAGCAGATCCAACTTCTCCATGGCTCGCCTTTCTTGTGCAGCATATGCGCAAAGGGGGATATATCGTCAACGGACAGTGAAAAGAGTACCAAGCGCCTAATACAAGCATGAAACATGCTTGTATATCATCTCAGTTGTTATTTATCTGTGGTGCTTATGGTTAGAGTGTCAAGGATCTCGGCGCTTTTTGCACGGGCATCGGACTCGCTGCTTCCGATGGACAATGCCACTGCCATACGGCGGTGCCCATGGATCTCTGGTTTATTGAAAATGCGCAATTCGCTATCTTCAACTGCCAGTGCCGCCGGAAGATTTGAGAACACAGCCTGGCCTTCGCCTGTGACAACAATGGCCCTGCTGCAAGCAACTTGACCTTTTGCAAGGTTTATGGAGACATCGCTATCGGTGACAGGGATGCCTAATATTGCCCGCGCGTGGAGGGCGAATTCGCTGAGACGTTGCGAAACGAGAGTGACCATACCTGTGTCATGGGGGCGAGGTGAAACTTCGTTGAAAAGTAAGGTGCCGTCGGTGAGCACAAAGAGTTCAACACCGAAAACGCCCCAACCAAATTCTCCCTTGGTGTTGGCTTCGTCTACCAAACCTTGAACAGCTTGTTTGGCGAGAGAGCAGGCATCTTTCAAAATCTCAGAAGGCATCGCTGCAGGTTGCCAAGATTCACGGTAATCACCGCTTTCTTGACGTTGCCCAATCGGAGCACACGTGACTATACCAGCACTAGAACTTATGGTGAGAACAGTTAACTCATAGTCAAGGGGAACTAAAGCCTCAACGATAACCTTTGAGATTTCGCCATTTTCTGCGGCACGGCGGCCGGTCTGTGCCTCATTCCACGCATCTACAATCGACTCGGAATCTCGCACCACTGATTGACCATGTCCGGAAGAACTCATAATAGGTTTAACTACGCACGGATAACCGACCTGTTCAGCGCCCGACTGTAATTCTTCCAAAGATTGAGCGAAACGATATGGCGTGGTTGGCAGACCCAAAACTTCATGTGCCAACACTCGTAAGCGCTCGCGATCCATACAAATCGCTGCTATGTCAGAGCTGGGTGTGACTTGTATGCCTGAGCGTGCAGCTGCGGCTAGTTGAGAAGTGGCTATTGCCTCTACTTCAGGGACAATGATGTTCGGTTTGACTTCGTCAATCAACGCTTGTAAAGCAACAGGGTTTGTCATGTCGAGAACCCTGTTTTCGTGGGCGAATTGTGCAGCTGGAGCTCCTGCATAGCTATCAGCAGCACAAACCCAGACGCCTAAGCGCATAAGCTCTATCGCAACTTCACGGCCTAATTCACCTGAACCTAACAGCAGCACTCTGGTGTTGTCTGGAACAAGAGGATTGCCATATTCTCGTTGTTTGGAAATTGAAGGATCGATTTGATGTGAGGTTGCATCGCTCATGGGCTCCATTGTGCCACTCAGGTATGGATATTGCTCGTCCCGTAGCGATACTGATATGCCCTGATAGAAATATCCCGTGATGCAGCAATACAGATATGGAGCAATGCGATTGTAAGATGATGTGAGTTAATGTACATGCCGTTCAGGGGATGATGAGAGTGCAACAAGTCAACGAAGCAGCGATGGACATAACCCAGATGCTTGCGGATCGTGCAACTTCGATTCCGGACAATCCCTTTGCAGCAGCAGATAGCCGCGTTGCTCGGGCAGTGGCACAAGGGGCTGATGTCATTGATCTTAGCAAAGGCAATCCTGATGGTGAGCCACCAGAGTTCATGATTGATGCCGTTGTTAAAGCCTCTCACGATCCCACCGATTTTCGTTACGCACCCTTTGACGGTAAACCTGCGTATTTACGAGCAGCTGCTCATTGGTATATGCAGGAACATGGTGTGACTCTTGATCCTGTGACGCAGATTCTTGCGGTGAGTGGTGCATCAGTTGGAATTGGACTAACTATACAAACGCTGATAAATCCTGGGGAGCTGGTGGTAGTACCAGGGCCCTATTATCCGCAATATGAAGGTTCAACTGCAGTTGCTCAAGGTCGACTTCAAGCACTACCTACCGATGCTGAGCACGGATTTTTGCCGGATTTATCTGCTGTTCCTGAGTCTGTATGGCAGGAAGCCAAACTGCTGATTCTTAACTACCCAAACAATCCGACTGGTGCTGCTGCTACTCCGGAGTTTTTCGCGCAAGCTGTTGAGTTGGCTAAACGCTACGGTTTTGTGATTATGCATGACTTTGCTTATGCAGGTATAGGCTTTGACGAGAATCCACCTATTAGCTTGCTCAGTACGCCTGGCGCAGTAGATGTCGCTGTCGAGCTGTGCTCATTATCGAAGATGTATATGATTGCTGGTTGGCGAGGGGGCTTTGTGGCCGGCAACGCTGAGCTTATGCATGCATTGAAGATGGTGCATCGACAGACCAGCCTATTGATGGGAACCACAGTGCAAGATGCAGGCGCTGCTGGCCTTAACAGCGATCAATCGACTGTTCGTGTGCTTGCACAGCGTTATAAGCAACGTTTTCTAACCTTGCAACAAGGCCTTGCGCAGGCGGGTCTTGAAGTTTGCGATTCTCACGGCGGTCTCTTCGCATGGATGAGAGTCCCTGAAGGTACCAGTGACGCAGAGTTTTCGCAGTGGTTGCTTGCCAAAGCTGGTGTAGCAGTAATTGCAGGTTCAGATTTCGGCCCGACGGGTGCGGGATATGTCCGTTTGAGCCTGCTGAAGCCCGAATCCGACCTTGCCGAAGCTGCGAAACGCATCTGTAATGAACGGAATTGAGATAACTGCAATAAAAGTGGAGATAATCTGTCGAAAATGTTGAGAAAAACCCCACTTTTATTGCAGTTATCTTGCTAGAGCAGCTTAATCAGGGATTGGACTTCCGATTCCTTGGTCGCCCAGCTTGTGGCGAAGCGGATTATGGTGTGATCGGTATCGAAACGTTCCCAGATGCTGAAAATTACTTGTTTTGATAATTCTGCGAGCTTTTTATCATCAAGAATGACGAAAATCTGGTTCGTGGGGGAGTTGATATAGAAGCGGTATCCGCGTTTTACGAGTGCTGTGCGTAATACGCTTGCTGTGTCGATAGCATTCTTGCTGATATGCCAATAGAGGTCGTCGGTGAATAATGCTGCGAATTGAGCGCCTAATAGCCGCCCCTTCGCAAGCAAAGCTCCACGCTGCTTAATCATGGTGAGCATGTGTTTCGGTGCATTGGCCTGCGGAAATACCACTGCCTCGCCACAGAGCGCACCGATTTTTGTTCCACCAATATAAAAGACATCGGCGTATGTGGCGATGTCCGTGAGGGTGACATCACTTTGCGGACATGCTAGTGCATAGCCGAGGCGTGCACCATCAATGAATAAGGGAAGATGATATTCGTGGCAGACGGAGGAGATTGCGCTAAGTTCTGCTCGGGAATACAAAGTTCCATATTCAGTGGGGTGCGAGATGTAGACCATACCAGGGAAAACCATGTGATCGTGATTAGCATCTTCAAAAAAACCTGCTAAATATTGTTGAAGAATGTTAGCTTCCATCTTGCCATCGTGCCCTGGAACTGTCAGCACTTTATGGCCGGAAGCTTCAATAGCTCCTGCCTCGTGCATACTCACATGACCAGTGTCAACCGCTACAACACCTTCGAACTGATTGAGCATAGATGCGATAACGACCATATTGGTTTGAGTTCCGCCGACCAATAAAAACACATCTGCGTCAGGTTTGCCGCAAGCTTCAGCAATCCGTTGTTTGGCTTGTGCAGAGAGATCATCGGAGCCATAGCCTGGAAGCTGCAGATTATTGGTGTCAATCAGACTCTGCAGTACGAGCGGATGTGCACCCTCGGAATAGTCGTTTTCAAAATGCAGCATGGTTCCTCCTGAGATTCCCGACTGTGAATTATCCAACACTATGACGAGAATCGTACAACTGGCTGCCATCGGCGGCTTGAACCGTCGCATAGGGTTCAGGATCAAGGTGGAGTTGAGTCAATATCCATTTATCGCCCGTATCGTTATACGAGCGATAGCTGAAGCTACGGTTTTCTAGATGTTCACTAATGGTTCGTGCATGTTCGAGCCAAGGATGCTGATGTCGTAAGGCGATTAATGCACGGTGAGTCTCAAACATGCGTCGAGCTTTTGTATCGAGAATTTCTGGTTGTTGCGGGAATGATGGCCGAATGGCATCATCACCGCCAAGACGCTCTTCTTTGATTCCTGTCATGCCATATTCGTCGCCATAGTAAATGCTTGGTATACCGCCAACGGTCATCAGGACGGTAAGTGCAAGAATTGCGCCTGGGATTGCTATGCGGCTGGCAATACGAGTAACATCGTGATTCCCGATGAATGTCTGCGGTACGAAACTGTCGAGGAAGGTATTATGGCGTTTCAAATTCCAATCAAGTTCAAAGAAATTACCTTCAGCAATGCTTGACCAGATCGATTTCCATAATTCATATTGGGTTACTGAATCTACGGTGGAATCAAGCACAAATTTCGAATAATCCCCGTGAATGACCTCACCAAAGATCCAAGTATCTGGATGTTGTTGACGCACAGAGGGAAGAGTTCGAGCCCAGAATTCTGAATCTACTGAGTATGCAGCATCTAGCCGCCATCCATTTGCGCCGCGATCTAGCCAATAATTCATAATCCCTGCAACATAAGCGACAGTTTCGGGGGAGTGGTGATCGAGTTCAACAAGACTCTTGTGTCCCTCAAATACTGGCAGTCTAGCGGTTGCATCTTCTGCAGATGAAACTTCATGGTGGTGAGAGGAATGGTCTGCAGGTATTAAGGAAACTAGACCATTCCAGGTTGAGTTTGAATCTCCTGCTAACGCGGCTGCCACTGCCGGATGGTTTCTGCCAACATGGTTAAAAACTCCATCAAGGATGATTTGCAAGCCTTGATCTCTACATGCCTCTACTAGTTTGTCGAAGGAAGCGTCTCCACCAAGTCGATCATCAATATGTTTGAAATCTGTGGTGTCATAGCCGTGAGTTTCGGATTGAAAGATTGGGCCTAACAGGAGACCTGTGAAACCTAGTTCTTTGACTCGCCCCAACCATGGAATCAGTGCATCAAGACCTCTGTCGCAGCGGCGTTGTAACGGTGAATCCGGTCGTATGTTGGCACCAACAAATCCTAGAGGATATACATGCCACCACACTGCATTCGAGGTCCAATCTGGATTATGAAGCGCATGGTGAACGCTAGCTTCTGAAGGTTGACAGTCGGTATCTGAATTCATAGTGTCTGGTGGATTATTTGTGTCAGTTTGTTGGTACTCAGACATTGAAAGATCCCCCTATCAAGTGATTGACTACGTGCGTTCAACTGTAGTGGGTGGTGTCAATGAATCGGTATATCTAAGAGTTAACGTCTTTACCAGTTAATGTATCTGCGAACAAGCGTTGCAAGAGCTGAAGGTGTTGCCTATCAAAAGATCCGGCAATACACAGATGCATTTGGGCTACATGTGGACTACATTTTCGCTGTAATTTGATGTTCTCAACTAATAGAAAAGGCTTACAGCCATTGAGACTGTAAGCCTTTCGAGTGGGGTGGCTAACGCGGCTCGAACGCGCGACCTTCTGAACCACAATCAGATGCTCTACCGACTGA from the Bifidobacterium sp. genome contains:
- the purC gene encoding phosphoribosylaminoimidazolesuccinocarboxamide synthase, producing MEKLDLLYQGKAKKLYATDDPDILWVEYMNQATAGNGAKKEQIEGKGHLNNEITSLMFRLLAKRGIASHFVKQLSETEQLVRKMTMFPLEIVMRNVAAGSFAKRYGIEEGTELSRPVLEFFYKSDALNDPFINNDDILALNLATSQQLEIIAAKAREINQVLHALFSSIDVKLVDFKIEMGITSDGMILLADEITPDTCRLWDVKDQAEDNAAIEHLDKDLFRRDLGSIIPAYEEIFARLRTLESTTTCCKGKGNCNCKH
- the purT gene encoding formate-dependent phosphoribosylglycinamide formyltransferase — encoded protein: MSDATSHQIDPSISKQREYGNPLVPDNTRVLLLGSGELGREVAIELMRLGVWVCAADSYAGAPAAQFAHENRVLDMTNPVALQALIDEVKPNIIVPEVEAIATSQLAAAARSGIQVTPSSDIAAICMDRERLRVLAHEVLGLPTTPYRFAQSLEELQSGAEQVGYPCVVKPIMSSSGHGQSVVRDSESIVDAWNEAQTGRRAAENGEISKVIVEALVPLDYELTVLTISSSAGIVTCAPIGQRQESGDYRESWQPAAMPSEILKDACSLAKQAVQGLVDEANTKGEFGWGVFGVELFVLTDGTLLFNEVSPRPHDTGMVTLVSQRLSEFALHARAILGIPVTDSDVSINLAKGQVACSRAIVVTGEGQAVFSNLPAALAVEDSELRIFNKPEIHGHRRMAVALSIGSSESDARAKSAEILDTLTISTTDK
- a CDS encoding alpha-amylase family protein, which encodes MNSDTDCQPSEASVHHALHNPDWTSNAVWWHVYPLGFVGANIRPDSPLQRRCDRGLDALIPWLGRVKELGFTGLLLGPIFQSETHGYDTTDFKHIDDRLGGDASFDKLVEACRDQGLQIILDGVFNHVGRNHPAVAAALAGDSNSTWNGLVSLIPADHSSHHHEVSSAEDATARLPVFEGHKSLVELDHHSPETVAYVAGIMNYWLDRGANGWRLDAAYSVDSEFWARTLPSVRQQHPDTWIFGEVIHGDYSKFVLDSTVDSVTQYELWKSIWSSIAEGNFFELDWNLKRHNTFLDSFVPQTFIGNHDVTRIASRIAIPGAILALTVLMTVGGIPSIYYGDEYGMTGIKEERLGGDDAIRPSFPQQPEILDTKARRMFETHRALIALRHQHPWLEHARTISEHLENRSFSYRSYNDTGDKWILTQLHLDPEPYATVQAADGSQLYDSRHSVG
- a CDS encoding threonine aldolase family protein encodes the protein MLHFENDYSEGAHPLVLQSLIDTNNLQLPGYGSDDLSAQAKQRIAEACGKPDADVFLLVGGTQTNMVVIASMLNQFEGVVAVDTGHVSMHEAGAIEASGHKVLTVPGHDGKMEANILQQYLAGFFEDANHDHMVFPGMVYISHPTEYGTLYSRAELSAISSVCHEYHLPLFIDGARLGYALACPQSDVTLTDIATYADVFYIGGTKIGALCGEAVVFPQANAPKHMLTMIKQRGALLAKGRLLGAQFAALFTDDLYWHISKNAIDTASVLRTALVKRGYRFYINSPTNQIFVILDDKKLAELSKQVIFSIWERFDTDHTIIRFATSWATKESEVQSLIKLL
- a CDS encoding pyridoxal phosphate-dependent aminotransferase; translated protein: MDITQMLADRATSIPDNPFAAADSRVARAVAQGADVIDLSKGNPDGEPPEFMIDAVVKASHDPTDFRYAPFDGKPAYLRAAAHWYMQEHGVTLDPVTQILAVSGASVGIGLTIQTLINPGELVVVPGPYYPQYEGSTAVAQGRLQALPTDAEHGFLPDLSAVPESVWQEAKLLILNYPNNPTGAAATPEFFAQAVELAKRYGFVIMHDFAYAGIGFDENPPISLLSTPGAVDVAVELCSLSKMYMIAGWRGGFVAGNAELMHALKMVHRQTSLLMGTTVQDAGAAGLNSDQSTVRVLAQRYKQRFLTLQQGLAQAGLEVCDSHGGLFAWMRVPEGTSDAEFSQWLLAKAGVAVIAGSDFGPTGAGYVRLSLLKPESDLAEAAKRICNERN